TTAAATTGTAAGTAAATGGTAATTCAAGTCTCGAAGGAAACTAGCCCGCGTCCATTTTTGAAGTGGGCAGGGGGCAAAAGTCGGTTGATACAGCAATATATTCCTTATTTTCCCAAGAGTTATAAAAATTACTATGAGCCATTTTTAGGTGGTGGTGCTGTTGTTTTCTATCTCTTAAGTTTGGTTATGTATTTTGATTCTTTATTCCTCTGATAACATATTTACAATCCATCCTATCCATCCACGAACTGTGCTTGATCGCCTTTGAATAGTTGTAATATTTATATTTAAATTACAAGACTGCATAATTTGACGGATTACACTAATATCTGGAATAAAACCATTTGAAACAGTAAATTCAAAAGTTTTATAAAAAACCTGATGCTGCAAAATTTTTTCAATTAAAGAAAGTATTTTTATTTTGTATCTTTTTTTTAGTAAATGGCTTCCTTGTTCGCTTAAACGAAATGTTATTTCTTTAGTATTCTGGTCTACATACTTATCCATTAAGCCAAGATATCTAGCAGCATCAGTATAATAACTAGTTTGTCTTTCATCAAATTGAGAATTTGCTGTAATTCCCTCTTTTGTTAATTCTTTATCTAGTAAAAGTGTAAGTAAATCTATGATTCTTTCAAATTTATTGGCTTGTGGAAATGGAATATTTGGCTCAGTAACTATAATAATAGATTTAAAAATCTCAGATACATCTTCATGTGTTATTGTTTCAGGAGCTATCACATAGTTTCTTTGTTCTACCAATCTTATTGAATTGTAATTTAATATTTCATCGAATTTATAGATAAAAAAGCTAAATATATTGCTTGAGTTAGAATAAGTCATTAAAATAGGAATTACTTTCTTGTTTGAAATCTTACTAGACCAAAGCCTATATGGATAATATAATTGTCTAACTAAAAAATCATCTACATCGTATAATTTAGCTTCTAATAATAGAAAGTACTGCTCACTTTCAAAACCTGCATCTATTTCACATTGAGCATTATTAACTGCAATATTATGTTGGGTATAATCTAATATTTGATTTACATTAAAATTAAATGTACCCGTAGACATTCTTCCATAAACTGTGTGATATGTCTCTTCACCGTCAATCAAATTATTTATCATACCTGTATTAAAAGCACAACTTAATGCTGAACTTTCTGAATATAAATTTGTATAGTCTATACTTTCTATTCCTTTCGGAAACTCTACAGTAATTGCTTCTAAGGTTTCATCATATATAACATTTAAATAAGAATCAAATTTGCCAATAATATATTTATTCCTAGAGATAGATAATATAGAAAGTTTGTTAGTTTTAAAGATTTCAGGTAAGTTAGCATGATGGTCAAACTTTGCCATTAATCTACTTTCTCGGAATTCATTAATACTTACAGATCCTATTTCAAAAAAGCCTATCTTAGATATATTTTCTAGAATATGATATTTTTTAAATAACTTTTCCCAGGCAATATCATTTTTAGATTTTTGTCTTTTATTCGATAATCTAATCATAGTTTTTTACTAAAATTTCGTCTACTTTACCTCTTTTTTTTGCATTTGAGTTGATAGCTCTAATTGCTGATATTTTTATGTGTGTATAATCTTTATACAAGTCTCTAATAAAGTTTGTATAAGCATTACTTAATAGAACTTTACAACCTCTCCTGTCTAAATTATCAAATGTCTCTTTTAACCTGATTTGTTCATCTTTATTAAATCCATTTACATCATAGCCAGTAAAAGAAGCAGTGTCCGAAACTGGATCGTAAGGAGGATCAAGATACACAAAGTCTGATCTTTTGGCATCTTTAAGAACGTCTTGAAAATCTAAATTTAATATTTTAATTTGGTTATCATTAAAGTATTTACTTACAGCTTTTAAAACAGCTAAATCTAAAATATTTGGATTTTTATATTTACCAAAAGGTACATTAAATTGTCCTTGAGAATTGACTCTAAATAAGCCATTGTAACAAGTCTTGTTCAGAAAAATAATTCTTGATGCTCGTTCTACTGGTGTTCTATCTCGAAAGCTCTCTTCTCTGTCCCAATCTCTAATAGCATAATAGTACTCTTCATTATTTTTATGAAGTTTTAAATTATCAATTAATTCATCAACTGAGTCCTTAACAACTTTGTAACAATTGATTAATTCAGGATTACTATCATTAATTACAGCCTTTTTAGGTTGCAAAGTAAATAAGAGCGCTCCTCCGCCAAGAAAAGGTTCATAGTAGGTTTGGTAATTATAATTTTTAGGAAGATTATTTTCTATTAATGGAACAATTTGCCTTTTTCCTCCTGCCCACTTCAGAAACGGTTTTACTAGTTTATTTACTGAGACCATATTTTAACCTAAAAGTCAGTACGTAGATTTATAGTACTAGAGTACTATAAAATGATATTCTTGAAGAAGTTTTTAAATATAACTCAATACGGTTGAGTTAGAGGTGTAATAGATCACGCGCTAGGGGCACAGCATTGCTGTGCCCCTACAAAGTATGTGATTCAATTAAATAAAAACTACTATAATTTTCTAGCCATACTGTTGAGAAATTCTGGCTTTTACATCTTCCCAACTACTACCAATGGCTGGGTTTTGCAGATATTCGGCTTTGCAACGGGCTAGCTCTTATTTCTGCCAATCTAAAACTGGAAGTGCTGCTGGTGTAGCGGCAATTTCATCCCATAAATCTTCTACCAGTTGAAGTTTTTCCGCTCTCGAAAGACTAGAGAGTTCGGGGAATACTGGGTTCATGATCTTCTCTGAATTTTATTCACCTTCATTATTACAGCCCAAAACCGCCATATCTATAACAACATTTATAATAGCTAAAATTGAGCTTGGATAAATTTTAGTTATTTCGCCTTGGCTTCAACCTGTTTGTGCTTCAGTATGACCGTTGCGGATAGACCATGCTATTTCTAAAAGTTGAGTCCAGCGCTTTTGTAGCTGTTTTGGGGTGCATTTGATGGTCTTGGCGATCGCCAGATCATTCTCCCGTGCAGTTTTTAACTGTAATATTTGCTGTTGCTGTTCTGTGAGTTGATTTACAAAGATTTCCCACTGCTGAGAAGATAAACCCAATTTTTGCTCTAAACCCGCGCCTAACCATTGATGTACTAATTGCCAGTGGTGTTGTTTGGCAAACTTTTCTACGTGGTATTTAAAGCGTTGTTGGAGATAATCGCGCTGACGGCTGGTTAAACCGAGAATTTGGTCAATTTCTGGGGCTGAGAGGTCTTGAAGTTTCAAGCTGAGGTAGTTCATACAATCAGATTGACCTTGAGATTCCAGGTATTTCATCAATTCAGCGATGACGCGATCGCGTTCTGATTCTTCAGATGGATCGAAATTAGTTTGGGCAATCATTTGCGATCGCAGCTGCTGCACCGCCGAGTTACGCTGGTAAGATTCTGCTTCTTCACCCTTAGCAGACTCTACCGCCATTTCAATATCCACGGTCGTTTCTTGGGGCTGACGACGAGCAAAACCTTGGGCGCGCAAGATAATCAATTGCTGATTTGCACCACCAGGTAAATTGATCCGGCGTTTGGCATACTGCTCTGTAAAAGCCATGTATTCAGCTAATTGCAGCTGAGTACGCGGTGTGTGATTCTCTGGTAGTTCGTTTTCTCTACGGAAAGCTTTGATCGCTTCGATATAAAATGCTTGTAAAAAATCTTCAATCAGGCTGTAACGAGCATCAAAGCCCAACTCAGAGCCGGACATAGTTACATGACGGTAAACCATAGCACCCAAATTGCTATGTAATTCCACTCGCCCTTGTTTGGAACCTAGTTGGTAGTAACGTAAGCATTTTTGCATCCGATGCCTTCCCAACGTCATCTGCCAGGACTTGATTTCCCCAGATGTTTGAATGCGGGAGCTTTTATCGCAAATGCGTTCTACTTCTACGGCTATGCGTTTTGCTAAAGCTTCTACACACTTGGGTGTTGCTTTCACTTGCGCTTGCATTTCCTCAGACAGCAATTGAATCAAGCGATCGCTGCTGCTATTTGAAAATTCTTCAGTTGAAACGTGGTTATCAAAAATGGGTGTAGAGTTTGGTAGATTGACGACGTTAGCTTTCATGACTTTTCCAGTAGTATTGCACCGTAATTACAACGCAGACACAGCAATCAAAGCTGTCCAAGGCTTGTGAATCTTTAGGCATTCATCCATCAAGACTTGCCGTATATAATGCTCACATTTAAAGCTCATATATCAAAACTATAGGAAATACGAAAGAGTTACAGTTATGGCAATGTGTCGGTTTTCTTCACAAGCCACCATCTCAACGCTGGCACACGAGTACCCGCCATTTTCTTAAAGTTGTCAAATACCTTACTGTGCCAAGTTTTGCCACCATCCTCTTATATCCACTGTTTCACCGAACAGCCCATCCTAGACATCGCTTTTAAATATGACAATTTTAAAACTGGAGTTATTTTTATCACAATTTCCGAAACGGAGAGGTGCGCCTGTGAAGTGGAATTTTTATACCCATGCTGCTGCTGCTTCCCAACCTAAACCCCTCCGTATAATTGCTGCTTCGTCTCCAGTCATATCCAAGATGGTAGATACTTCATAAGTAGGTTCCTCGCCAGTGTCTACAATTATGTCTACCAACTTGTCCAAACGATCGAATAGCTCTACCCGCGACTGAACAATTTCTGGATCTATCCGAATCATGCCATTATCTGCTTCATCTGCTGGCAGATGTGCTGAAGTTGAAATAATCGGATTGCCCAATGCTGCCAGCAACTCCAAACACACAGTATGGTTTGGTACTCTAATTCCAGTAGTTTTCCGCTTGGGGCTTTGCACCAATCGCGGTACTAACTTCGTAGCTGGGAGCAAAAACGTGTATGGCCCTGGAATCAGGCGTTTCATAATCCGATAGGCTGTGTCACTTACGAAGGCATAAGTTGCCACATTTGAAAGCGAGGGACATAAAAATGTCAATGGTTTATCGTTTGCTAGCTGTTTAATTTGCCGCACTCGTTCTACCGCCGACTTGGCATTCAAATCACAACCGATGGCATAGACTGTATCAGTAGGGTAAAGCATGACTGCGCCACTAGAGAGCGCCGACTTTATTTCCTCTATTCGGCGAGTTTGAGGATTATCCGGATGAACTGGGAAAATTTTTGCCATAGGACGGGGATTGGAGATTGGGGAGGGAAAGGGGGAGCAGGGGAGCAGGGGGC
This portion of the Nostoc sp. GT001 genome encodes:
- a CDS encoding HetZ-related protein; this encodes MKANVVNLPNSTPIFDNHVSTEEFSNSSSDRLIQLLSEEMQAQVKATPKCVEALAKRIAVEVERICDKSSRIQTSGEIKSWQMTLGRHRMQKCLRYYQLGSKQGRVELHSNLGAMVYRHVTMSGSELGFDARYSLIEDFLQAFYIEAIKAFRRENELPENHTPRTQLQLAEYMAFTEQYAKRRINLPGGANQQLIILRAQGFARRQPQETTVDIEMAVESAKGEEAESYQRNSAVQQLRSQMIAQTNFDPSEESERDRVIAELMKYLESQGQSDCMNYLSLKLQDLSAPEIDQILGLTSRQRDYLQQRFKYHVEKFAKQHHWQLVHQWLGAGLEQKLGLSSQQWEIFVNQLTEQQQQILQLKTARENDLAIAKTIKCTPKQLQKRWTQLLEIAWSIRNGHTEAQTG
- a CDS encoding translation elongation factor is translated as MIRLSNKRQKSKNDIAWEKLFKKYHILENISKIGFFEIGSVSINEFRESRLMAKFDHHANLPEIFKTNKLSILSISRNKYIIGKFDSYLNVIYDETLEAITVEFPKGIESIDYTNLYSESSALSCAFNTGMINNLIDGEETYHTVYGRMSTGTFNFNVNQILDYTQHNIAVNNAQCEIDAGFESEQYFLLLEAKLYDVDDFLVRQLYYPYRLWSSKISNKKVIPILMTYSNSSNIFSFFIYKFDEILNYNSIRLVEQRNYVIAPETITHEDVSEIFKSIIIVTEPNIPFPQANKFERIIDLLTLLLDKELTKEGITANSQFDERQTSYYTDAARYLGLMDKYVDQNTKEITFRLSEQGSHLLKKRYKIKILSLIEKILQHQVFYKTFEFTVSNGFIPDISVIRQIMQSCNLNINITTIQRRSSTVRGWIGWIVNMLSEE
- a CDS encoding L-threonylcarbamoyladenylate synthase, with the protein product MAKIFPVHPDNPQTRRIEEIKSALSSGAVMLYPTDTVYAIGCDLNAKSAVERVRQIKQLANDKPLTFLCPSLSNVATYAFVSDTAYRIMKRLIPGPYTFLLPATKLVPRLVQSPKRKTTGIRVPNHTVCLELLAALGNPIISTSAHLPADEADNGMIRIDPEIVQSRVELFDRLDKLVDIIVDTGEEPTYEVSTILDMTGDEAAIIRRGLGWEAAAAWV
- a CDS encoding DNA adenine methylase, which translates into the protein MVSVNKLVKPFLKWAGGKRQIVPLIENNLPKNYNYQTYYEPFLGGGALLFTLQPKKAVINDSNPELINCYKVVKDSVDELIDNLKLHKNNEEYYYAIRDWDREESFRDRTPVERASRIIFLNKTCYNGLFRVNSQGQFNVPFGKYKNPNILDLAVLKAVSKYFNDNQIKILNLDFQDVLKDAKRSDFVYLDPPYDPVSDTASFTGYDVNGFNKDEQIRLKETFDNLDRRGCKVLLSNAYTNFIRDLYKDYTHIKISAIRAINSNAKKRGKVDEILVKNYD
- a CDS encoding addiction module protein — its product is MNPVFPELSSLSRAEKLQLVEDLWDEIAATPAALPVLDWQK